The genomic segment taataagaagggcattttttaagcacttactatgtgcgcagcactggggaggacacaagctgatcaggttgtcccacggggggctcacagtcttcatccccattttacagatgagggaactgaggcacagagaagtgaagcggcctgcccaaggtcacacagcagcgcagccgggatttgaacccaggacctctgactcctaagcccgggctcttcccactgggtcacgctgcttctctcgatcactcagaggtatttattggggtgcttgctgcgtgcagagcactgcgctaagcgcttaggagagtacaagagaagcagcgtggctcagtggaaagagcccgggctttggagtcagaggtcctgggttcaaatcccggctccacccattgtcagctgtgtgaccttgggcaggtcacttcacttctctgggcctcagttccctcatctggaaaatggggatgaagacggtgagccccccgtgggacaacccgatcaccttgtaacttccccagcgcttagaacagtgctttgcaatcaatcaatcaatcaatcaatcgtatttattgagcgcttactatgtgcagagcactgtactaagcgcttgggaagtacaaattggcaacacatagagacagtccctacccaacagtgggctcacagtctaaaagggggagacagagaacaaaaccaaacataccaacaaaataaaataaataggatagaaatgtacaagtaaaacaaataaataaatagagtaataaatatgtacatattaagtgcacatagtaagtgcttaataaatgccattaaaaatgccattaaaaaaaaatacgccattacaaggagcttccagtccacagaaggagacaggcattaatagattACGGAGCGTGCGGAGGGGCTGGACTGAGTGcctttctttttaaaatggtacttgttaagcgcttagtacagtgctctgcacacagtaagtgctcaataaaaactattaaataaataaatgaatgtacaagcgctgttctaagcgctggggaagatacaaggtgaaccAGGTTTGACGCAGTCCCTGGGTCAcactcacactcttaaatccGATTTTACCCTGCTTAAGGActatacagccaagtgcatagtcaatgtAATTaatagcacttacaacagtgtccagcgcttagaacagtgtttggcacatagtaagcgcttaacaaatactactattattattattaatagtaagatttttagggctttgaagctggagagagcggtggtctgtcaggtaggaaaggggaggaagttccagacccaagggagcgtggctcggtggaaagaggccgggctttggagtcagaggtcatgggttcaaatcccggctctgccacctgtcagctgggggactttgggcaagtcacttcacttctctgggcctcagttccctcatctgtaaaatggggattaagactagactgtgagcccactggtgggtagggaccgtctctagatgttgccaacttgtacttgtacaagtatatgatgatgatgatggcatttgttaagtgcttactatgtgcagagcactgttctaagcgctggggaggttacaaggtgatcgggttgtcccacggggggctcacagttttaatccccattttccagatgaggggactgagggaagggaagtggcttccccaaggtcacccagcagacaggtagcggagctggGGTGGAGGATGGATACacagttaccaacttgtacttcccaagcgcttagtacagtgctctgcacacagtaagcgctcaataaatacaattgaatgaatcagactgtgagccccccgtgggctcacctgattactttgtatcctccccagcgcttagaacagtgctttgtacatagtaagcgcttaataaatgccatcattattattattattattattaatcagtaaaTCTTAtttaaatgtgcagagcactgtactaaacgattgggagaatgtaatataaCGAatagaacagacgcattccccgcccacaacgagcgtccgggctagaggaggagacaggcatgactataaataaataaattgggaaGTGGGgcaacacggactgaacgtttcagtaggaaaattttattttattttattttaattttatcttatttattactctatttatttattttacttgtacaaatctattctattcattttattttggtagtatgtttggttttgttctcagtctcccccttttagactgtgagcccgctgttggggagggaccgtctctatttgttgccgacttgtacttccgaagcgcttagtacagtgctctgcacacagtaagcgctcaataaatacgatcgattgattgattgattgattgaaaatgatccgggcagcagagtgaagttgggactggagtggggagaggctgatgAGAAATACTAGGCGTCTGGGGACAAAGGAGAGGGGAATTttcgggaagggagagggggaaggagagaaggggagagggatgaaggaaggagggaaaagggaggagaaaggaaagaagagggaaagcgAGGACACAACGGGAAGAAGGGAaggctcccagctccgccacttgtcagctgtgtgactttgggcaagtcacttaacttctctgggcctcagttccctcatctgtaaaatggggattaatactgcgagccccacgtgggacaacctgatcaccttgtaacctccccagcgcttagaacagtgctttgcacatagtaagcgcttaataaatgccattaaaaaaaaaaggctaggaaaggggaagggaaaaggggatgggagaagctccaaataataataataatagcatttgttaagcgcttactacgtgacaagcccTATTCTgctcgctgggatagatacaagcgcttagaacagtgctttgcacatagtaagcgcttaataaatgccattattattattattattattacaaggtaatcaggtcgccccatgagcccgggcttgggagtccgaaggtcctgggttctaattctggctctgacacttgcctgccgtgtgaccttgtgcaagtcacttaaataataatcaaaaataatgttggtatttgttaagcgctcactatgtgcagagcaccgttcgaagcgctgggggggatacaaggtaatcaggttgccccacgaggggctcacagtcttcatccccagttgacagatgagggaactgaggcccagggaagtgaagcgacttgcccaaagtcacacagctgacaagtggcggggccggcatttgaacccacgacctctgactccaaagcccgggctctttccaccgagccacgctgcttgacttctctgggcctcaggactgaggctcagggaagggaattgacttgcccaaggtcgcccagcagacatcatcatcatcatcatcatcataataataataataatggcatttattaagcgcttactctgtgcaaagcaccgttctaagcgctggggaggttacaaggcgatcaggttgtcccacgtggggctcacagtctccatccccattttacagatgagggaactgaggctcagggaagtgaagtgacttgcccaaggtcgcccaacagacataataataataataaaggcatttattaagcggttactacgtgcaaagccctgttctaaacgctggggaggttacaaggtgatcaggttgtcccccggggggctcacagtctccatccccattttacagctgaggggactgaggctcagggaagggaagggaagtgacttgcccaaggtcgcccagcagacataataataataatgatggcatttattaagcgcttactatgtgcagaacactgttctaagcgctggggaggttacaaggtgatgaggttgtcccacggggagctcacagtcttcatccccattttacagatgaggggactgaggctcagcgaagggaagtgattgcccaaggtcgcccagcagacataataataataataataataataataataataataataatgacatttattaagcgcgtactacatgcaaagcaccgttctaagcgctggggaggttacaaggtgatgaggttttcccacggggggctcacagtcttcctccccattttacagatgaggtagctgaggctcagggaagggacgtgacttgcccaaggtcacccagcagacataataataataataataataataataataataataatagcattcattaagcgcttactacgtggaaagcaccgttgtaagcgctggggaggttacaaggtgatcaggttttcccacggggggctcacagtctccatccccattttctggatgaggggactgaggctcagggaagtgaagtgacttgcccaaagtcacccagcagacataataataataataataataataataataataataatggcattcattaagcgtttactacgtggaaagcaccgttctaagcgctggggaggttacaaggtgatcaggttttcccacgtggggctcagtcttcatccccattttccggatgagggaactgaggctcagggaagtgaagtgacttgcccaaggtcgcccagcagacataataataataatgatggcatttattaagcgcttactacgtgcaaagcactcttgtaagtgctggggaagttacaaggtgatcaggttgtcccacggggggctccctgtcttcctccccattttacagatgaggggactgaggctcagggaagggaagtgacttgtccaaggtcacccagcagacctaataataataataataataataataataataatgatgatgatgatgatggcattcattaagcgcttactacgtgcaaagcaccgttctaagcgctggggaggttacaaggtgatcaggttttcccccggggggctcacagtcttcctccccattttacagatgaggtagctgaggctcagggaagggaagtgacttgcccaaggtcacctaggagacataataataataatactaatgatggcatttgttaagcgcttactacgtccaaagcaccgttctaagcgctggggaggttacaaggtgatgaggttttcccacagggggctcacagtcttcctccccattttacagatgaggtagctgaggctcagggaagggaaatgacttgcccaaggtcatccagcagacataataatactaataatggcatttattaagcgcttactctgtgcaaagccctgttctaagcgctggggaggttacagggtgatcaggtggtcccccggggggctcacagtcttcctccccattttacagatgaggtcactgaggctcagggaagggaagtgacttgcccaaggtcacccagcagacataataataataataataataataatggcattcattaagcgcttactacgtggaaagcaccgttctaagcgctgggggggggttacaaggtgatcaggttttcccacggggggctcacagtattcatccccattttccggatgaggggactgaggctcagggaagtgaagtgacttgcccaaagtcacccagcagacataataataataataataataataacgatggcattcattaagcgcttactacgtggaaagcaccgttctaagcgctggggaggttacaaggtgatcaggttttcccacgtggggctcagtcttcatccccattttccggatgaggggactgaggctcagggaagtgaagtgacttgcccaaggtcacccagcagacataataataataatgatggcatttattaagcgcttactacgtgcaaagccctgttctaagcgctggggaagttacaaggtgatgaggtggtcccacggggggctcccagtcttcctccccattttacagatgaggtgactgaggctcagggaagggaagtgactgggcccgggtgacccagcaggcaggtggcgggcgGACGGACAGACAGCTGCCCACGGGCGGTTGGTTCCCCAGCGGTTAGCGCAGTgtcccgcacacagtgagcgctcagtacataggaccgaagggcgggggggggggacggacactCACCTTGTCGGCCGCCATGCCGTCCCCGACGCCGAGGGCCCGCGACACGTCACACACCGACACGCCCCCTTCGgcggcaggccacgcccccacctGCGGCGGACCACGCCCCCACCTGCCTCGGACCACGCCCCCTTCTGCAGCGGGCCACGCCCCTCCGCGTCCAGGCAGCGCCCCAACGgagacaggccacgccccctcctgcATCAGGCCACGCCCACCCGTGTCAGGCCACGCCCTCCTGCGTCGGGCCACGCCCCAACGgcgacaggccacgccccctctacGCCAGGCCACTCCCCTCCTgcttcaggccacgcccccttatgCGTAAGGCCGCGCCCCGCCGCACCAGGTCACGCCCCTCCATGTCTAGGCAACGCCCCGAAGACGACCGGCCACGTCCCTTCTGCGTCAGACCACGCCCCTCTGCACCAGAGCATAACCCCTGTGTCAGGCCACGCCCTCTCTGTGTCAGGGCATGCCCCCTCCTGCGTCGGGCCACGCCCCTTCCacgtcaggccacgcccccacctGCCTTGGACCACGCCCCATCGGCATTGGGCCGCGCCCCTCCTGCGGGGGACCACGCCCCTTCAgcgccaggccacgcccctccgcgCCTAGGCAAAGCCCCGACGGAGACAGGCCATGCCCCTCCTGTGTCAGGCCATGCCCATCTgtgtcaggccacgccccctcctacgtcgGGCCGCGCCCCGCTGCCCCAGGCCACACCCCTCATGCGCCAAGCCACGCCCCTCTGCCCCGGGCCACGCCCCTCCTGCGTCAGGGCACGCATCCTCTGTGCCAGGCCACGCCTCCTTCAgcgtcaggccacgcccccgccgGCGCCGGACCACGCCCCCCTGCGTCAGGCCACGCCCTGCTGCACCGGGCCACGCCCCTCCACGTCTAGGAAGCGCCCCaacaggttttgttctctgtatcccccttttagactgtgagcccactgttgggtagggactgtctctatatgttgccaatttgtacttcccaagcgtttagtacagtgctctgcgcacagtaagcgctcaataaatacaactgatgatgatgatggtgacaggccacgcccctctgCGTCGGGCCACGCCCCTTCTGCGCCACACCATGCCCCTTCTacctcaggccacgccccttctACCTCGGGCCACGCCTCTCCACGTCTAGGCAGTGCCCCAGCGgcgtcaggccacgccccctctgcgCCAGACCACGCCCCTCTGCAACCGACCACGCCCACCCGCACAAGACCACGCCCCAACGGCCTCATGCCCCGCCCCTCCACAGAGGACCACGCCCTACCTGCCCCAGACCACGCCCCGTCCGCGCCAGACCACGCCCCCTTccgcctctggccccgccccctcggcacCAGGTCATGCCCCTTGTCTCAAAGACCACGCCCCTCCGACCGGGCCACGCCCTTATGCCTCGCAAGGCCACGCCCCTccgaacaataataagaataataagaataacggcAAGGTGAACCAGGTTTGACGCAGTCCCCGGGTCAcactcacactcttaaatccGATTTTACCCTGCTTAAGGACtgtacagccaagtgcatagtcaatgtaattaacagcacttagaacagtgtccagcgcttagaacagtgtttggcacatagtaagcgcttaacaaatactattattattattattattaataataagattttagggctttg from the Tachyglossus aculeatus isolate mTacAcu1 chromosome 2, mTacAcu1.pri, whole genome shotgun sequence genome contains:
- the LOC119922987 gene encoding extensin-like, yielding MPSPTPRARDTSHTDTPPSAAGHAPTCGGPRPHLPRTTPPSAAGHAPPRPGSAPTETGHAPSCIRPRPPVSGHALLRRATPQRRQATPPLRQATPLLLQATPPYAACPLLRRATPLPRQATPPPALDHAPSALGRAPPAGDHAPSAPGHAPPRLGHASFSVRPRPRRRRTTPPCAVPQRRQATPPLRQTTPLCNRPRPPAQDHAPTASCPAPPQRTTPYLPQTTPRPRQTTPPSASGPAPSAPGHAPCLKDHAPPTGPRPYASQGHAPPNNNKNNKNNGKVNQV